A section of the Triticum dicoccoides isolate Atlit2015 ecotype Zavitan chromosome 7A, WEW_v2.0, whole genome shotgun sequence genome encodes:
- the LOC119327919 gene encoding NAC domain-containing protein 43-like — translation MSISVNGQSVVPPGFRFHPTEEELLTYYLAKKVALQRIDLDVIRDIDLNKLEPWDIQERCRIGTGPQNDWYLFSHKDKKYPTGTRTNRATAAGFWKATGRDKAIYSATGSGRIGMRKTLVFYKGRAPRGHKSDWIMHEYRLDDAIAPAPATNPVFAPGDASSYYSGISSPVRGVAGVQSPSAQEDGWVICRVFRKKNIVVQHQNGGGAASNKLVGAGAMECSQSNSSSMVTAAGDKAKAQMHQQQQLPHSDDALDHILSYMGRSSMASCRQETKPTNPSSSALDHLINSACHSDSSTLYDKFMKLPPLEHVIPGGLLPAPTEYGGDWDALDRVAAYELNGLSDAATAKTTNGMSYIVDDLGGATANSGSGTLHASSVTGAGDGDLWSLARSVSSLHADLTITCFNAVGC, via the exons ATGAGCATCTCTGTGAACGGGCAGTCGGTGGTGCCGCCGGGGTTCCGGTTCCACCCGACGGAGGAGGAGCTGCTCACCTACTACCTCGCCAAGAAGGTGGCCTTGCAGCGCATCGACCTCGACGTCATCCGCGACATCGACCTCAACAAGCTCGAGCCATGGGACATCCAAG AGCGCTGTCGGATCGGAACTGGCCCGCAGAATGACTGGTATCTGTTCAGCCACAAGGACAAGAAGTACCCCACGGGGACGCGCACcaaccgcgccaccgccgccgggtTCTGGAAGGCCACCGGCCGGGACAAGGCCATCTACTCCGCCACCGGCTCTGGCCGCATCGGCATGCGCAAGACGCTCGTCTTCTACAAGGGCCGCGCCCCGCGTGGCCACAAGTCCGACTGGATCATGCACGAGTACCGCCTCGACGACGCCATCGCACCTGCCCCTGCGACCAACCCCGTCTTTGCTCCCGGCGACGCAAGTTCCTACTACTCCGGCATCTCATCCCCG GTTCGCGGCGTGGCCGGGGTCCAGTCACCGTCGGCACAGGAGGACGGGTGGGTCATCTGCAGGGTGTTCAGGAAGAAGAATATCGTCGTGCAGCACCAGAACGGCGGCGGCGCAGCGTCCAACAAGCTGGTCGGCGCCGGTGCCATGGAGTGCAGCCAGAGCAACTCCTCGTCGATGGTGACCGCCGCCGGCGACAAGGCCAAGGCGCAGATgcaccagcagcagcagctgcCACACAGCGACGACGCGCTCGACCATATCCTCAGCTACATGGGCCGCTCATCCATGGCATCGTGCAGGCAGGAGACCAAGCCCACCAACCCATCATCGTCAGCGCTGGACCACCTGATCAACAGCGCGTGCCACAGCGACAGCAGCACCCTGTACGACAAGTTCATGAAGCTCCCGCCGCTCGAGCACGTCATCCCCGGCGGGCTCCTGCCGGCGCCGACCGAGTACGGCGGCGACTGGGACGCTCTTGACCGGGTGGCGGCGTACGAGCTCAACGGCCTCTCTGACGCCGCGACGGCCAAGACCACCAACGGCATGTCCTATATCGTGGACGATCTCGGTGGCGCCACGGCCAACTCCGGCAGTGGCACCCTACACGCTTCCTCCGTCACCGGGGCTGGCGATGGTGACCTGTGGAGCCTGGCGCGGTCGGTGTCATCGCTACACGCCGACTTGACGATAACCTGTTTTAACGCTGTCGGGTGCTAA